The Burkholderia lata genome contains a region encoding:
- a CDS encoding zinc ribbon domain-containing protein, with translation MSFLKRILGGHGGGHGGGHGNNSGHGGGHHGGQRQDGQGGHDARGRDRYGWGWQAPADSRSGQAGGNVPLSQLACAGCGALNASDARFCAQCGAAQRGKSCSRCHSALAADARFCPGCGTQAA, from the coding sequence ATGAGCTTTCTGAAACGAATTCTGGGCGGCCACGGCGGTGGTCATGGCGGCGGGCACGGCAACAACAGCGGCCACGGTGGCGGGCATCACGGCGGGCAGCGCCAGGACGGGCAAGGCGGCCACGATGCGCGCGGTCGCGATCGCTACGGCTGGGGCTGGCAGGCGCCGGCCGATAGCCGAAGCGGGCAGGCCGGTGGCAACGTGCCGCTGAGCCAGCTCGCCTGTGCGGGTTGCGGCGCGCTCAATGCGTCGGATGCGCGTTTCTGTGCGCAGTGCGGTGCCGCGCAACGCGGCAAGTCCTGCAGCCGCTGCCACTCGGCGCTGGCGGCCGACGCGCGTTTTTGCCCCGGGTGCGGGACGCAGGCTGCGTAA
- a CDS encoding LysR family transcriptional regulator, producing MDNLTGIVAFVRTAEALSFVAAGRTLGISASAVGKTIAKLEQSLGVRLFNRTTRRVTLTEEGRHFYERCQRILEDFRDAEATVTASAQRPRGRLRVSLPVIGYRFLLPVLPEFRQRYPDVELDLDFNDRMVDVVEGGFDAVIRSGPLSDSSLMSRRLGPFAFVLCATPAYLAQAGTPRTPRDLEAHECVRYCFPTTGKLQDWALAADDGTPLKLRTALTCNNMEALRGTVLAGLGIGYMPDFLARDALEHGELVTVLDDYRIAPGQFSIVWPSSRQLSPKLRVFVDFLCERLFR from the coding sequence ATGGACAACCTGACCGGCATCGTCGCCTTCGTCCGCACCGCGGAAGCACTGAGCTTCGTCGCGGCCGGCCGCACGCTCGGCATCTCGGCGTCGGCAGTCGGCAAGACGATCGCGAAACTCGAGCAGTCGCTCGGCGTGCGGCTGTTCAACCGCACGACGCGGCGCGTCACGCTCACCGAAGAAGGGCGGCACTTCTACGAACGCTGCCAGCGAATCCTCGAGGATTTCCGCGACGCGGAAGCGACCGTAACGGCCTCCGCACAGCGCCCGCGCGGCAGGCTGCGCGTGAGCCTGCCGGTGATCGGCTACCGGTTCCTGCTGCCGGTGCTGCCCGAATTCCGGCAGCGCTACCCGGACGTCGAGCTCGATCTCGATTTCAACGACCGGATGGTGGATGTCGTCGAAGGCGGCTTCGACGCGGTGATCCGCAGCGGCCCGCTGTCGGATTCGAGCCTGATGTCGCGGCGGCTCGGCCCGTTCGCGTTCGTGCTGTGCGCGACGCCTGCGTATCTTGCGCAGGCCGGCACCCCGCGCACGCCGCGCGATCTCGAAGCGCACGAGTGCGTGCGCTACTGCTTCCCGACCACCGGCAAGCTGCAGGACTGGGCGCTAGCAGCCGACGACGGCACGCCACTGAAGCTACGCACCGCGCTGACCTGCAACAACATGGAAGCGCTGCGTGGCACCGTGCTCGCGGGGCTCGGCATCGGCTACATGCCCGACTTCCTCGCGCGCGACGCGCTGGAGCACGGCGAGCTCGTTACCGTACTCGACGACTACCGGATCGCGCCGGGCCAATTCTCGATCGTGTGGCCGTCGAGCCGGCAGTTGTCGCCAAAGCTGCGCGTGTTCGTCGACTTTCTGTGCGAGCGGCTGTTCAGGTAG
- a CDS encoding ethanolamine ammonia-lyase subunit EutB — MSYTETIGPRTYRFADLKTLLAKASPLRSGDQLAGVAAASEEERVAAKIALAGVPLKAFLSEAVIPYEDDEVTRLIVDDHDAQAFAEISHLTVGDFRNWLLSPAADCAALERIAPGLTPEMVAAVSKLMRNQDLIAAARKRRVVTRFRNTVGLPGRMSVRLQPNHPTDDVKGIAASMLDGLMYGCGDAMIGINPATDSLAAIVKLLAMIDGFRERYGVPTQSCVLTHVTNTIAAVEKGAPVDLVFQSIAGTEKANASFGISLALLGEAREAALSLKRGTVGNNLMYFETGQGSALSANAHFGVDQQTCEVRAYAVARKFEPFLVNTVVGFIGPEYLYDGKQIIRAGLEDHFCGKLLGVPMGCDICYTNHAEADSDDMDTLLTLLGAAGINFIMGIPGADDVMLNYQSTSFHDQLYVREVLGLRRAPEFEEWLETMEIADAHGALRAATSRVPLLAGANDWMGISA; from the coding sequence ATGTCCTATACGGAGACGATCGGTCCGCGCACGTACCGTTTCGCGGACCTGAAGACGCTGCTCGCGAAAGCGAGCCCGCTGCGTTCCGGCGACCAGCTCGCCGGTGTCGCGGCGGCGAGCGAGGAGGAGCGCGTCGCCGCGAAGATCGCGCTCGCGGGCGTGCCGCTGAAGGCATTCCTGAGCGAAGCGGTGATTCCGTATGAAGACGACGAGGTCACGCGCCTCATCGTCGACGATCACGACGCGCAGGCATTCGCGGAAATCTCGCACCTCACCGTCGGCGATTTCCGCAACTGGCTGCTGTCGCCGGCGGCCGACTGCGCGGCGCTCGAACGGATCGCGCCGGGCCTCACGCCCGAGATGGTCGCGGCGGTGTCGAAGCTGATGCGCAACCAGGACCTGATCGCGGCGGCGAGGAAGCGCCGCGTCGTCACGCGCTTTCGCAACACGGTCGGGCTGCCGGGCCGGATGTCGGTGCGGCTGCAGCCGAACCACCCGACCGACGACGTGAAGGGCATCGCCGCATCGATGCTCGACGGGCTGATGTACGGCTGCGGCGACGCGATGATTGGCATCAACCCGGCCACCGACAGCCTCGCGGCGATCGTGAAGCTGCTCGCGATGATCGACGGCTTCCGCGAACGCTACGGCGTGCCGACGCAGTCGTGCGTGCTCACGCACGTGACCAACACGATCGCGGCGGTCGAGAAGGGCGCGCCGGTCGACCTCGTGTTCCAGTCGATCGCGGGCACCGAGAAGGCGAACGCGAGCTTCGGCATCTCGCTCGCGCTGCTCGGCGAGGCGCGCGAGGCTGCGTTGTCGCTCAAGCGAGGCACGGTCGGCAACAACCTGATGTACTTCGAGACGGGGCAAGGCAGTGCGCTGTCGGCAAACGCGCATTTCGGTGTCGATCAGCAGACCTGCGAAGTGCGCGCGTATGCGGTGGCGCGCAAGTTCGAGCCGTTCCTCGTGAACACAGTGGTCGGCTTCATCGGACCCGAATACCTGTACGACGGCAAGCAGATCATCCGAGCGGGCCTCGAGGATCACTTCTGCGGGAAGCTGCTCGGCGTGCCGATGGGCTGCGACATCTGCTACACGAACCACGCGGAAGCCGACTCGGACGACATGGATACGCTGCTCACGCTGCTCGGTGCGGCCGGCATCAACTTCATCATGGGGATTCCGGGCGCGGACGACGTGATGCTGAACTATCAGAGCACGTCGTTCCACGACCAGCTCTACGTGCGCGAGGTGCTCGGGTTGCGCCGCGCGCCGGAATTCGAGGAGTGGCTGGAGACGATGGAGATCGCCGACGCGCACGGTGCGTTGCGCGCCGCGACGTCGCGTGTGCCGCTGCTCGCGGGCGCGAACGACTGGATGGGGATTTCGGCATGA
- the eutC gene encoding ethanolamine ammonia-lyase subunit EutC — MSDAVEKNPWAQLKSFTNARIALGRAGNSLPTAPLLAFNLSHAQARDAVHQPLDSDALRRELDAAGFATLGVQSAAPDRQHYLRRPDLGRKLSDEGRALLAAHGDAASGDGPDVVFVVGDGLSAFAAAKQALPLLQAVRPRLDADDWRIGPVVVATQARVALGDEIGELLRAKVVAMLIGERPGLSSPDSLGVYLTWAPKVGCHDALRNCISNVRPEGLPYAGAAHKLHYLMTHARRLGLTGVGLKDDSDALLPQAEAERIGAD, encoded by the coding sequence ATGAGCGACGCCGTCGAGAAGAACCCGTGGGCGCAGCTGAAGTCGTTCACGAATGCGCGGATCGCGCTCGGCCGCGCGGGCAACAGCCTGCCGACCGCGCCGCTGCTCGCGTTCAACCTGTCGCATGCGCAGGCGCGCGACGCGGTGCACCAGCCGCTCGACTCCGATGCGCTGCGGCGCGAGCTCGATGCGGCCGGCTTCGCGACGCTCGGCGTGCAGAGCGCCGCGCCTGATCGCCAGCATTACCTGCGCCGGCCCGACCTCGGCCGCAAGCTGTCCGATGAAGGGCGCGCATTGCTGGCTGCGCACGGCGACGCGGCGAGCGGTGACGGACCGGACGTCGTGTTCGTGGTCGGCGACGGGCTGTCGGCGTTCGCGGCCGCGAAGCAGGCACTGCCGTTGCTGCAGGCCGTGCGGCCGCGGCTCGATGCGGACGACTGGCGGATCGGCCCGGTGGTGGTCGCGACGCAGGCGCGCGTCGCGCTCGGCGACGAGATCGGCGAACTGCTGCGCGCGAAGGTCGTCGCGATGCTGATCGGCGAACGGCCGGGGCTCAGCTCGCCGGACAGCCTCGGCGTGTACCTGACGTGGGCGCCGAAGGTGGGCTGCCACGATGCGCTGCGCAACTGCATCTCGAACGTGCGGCCCGAAGGGCTGCCGTACGCGGGGGCCGCGCACAAGCTGCACTACCTGATGACGCATGCGCGCCGGCTCGGGCTGACGGGCGTCGGGCTGAAGGACGACAGTGATGCGTTGCTGCCGCAGGCGGAGGCGGAGCGGATCGGGGCCGACTGA
- the cadR gene encoding Cd(II)/Pb(II)-responsive transcriptional regulator, protein MKIGELAKAARCTPETIRFYEKEGLMPDAERTDSNYRNYTDVHVERLRFIRNCRALDMAHDEIRALLQLTDTPADPCDSINSLLDEHIGHVDARLAELTHLRDQLTELRRQCVGEHSVEDCGIVHGLATMETVAPAAKRSHLG, encoded by the coding sequence ATGAAGATCGGCGAACTGGCCAAAGCGGCCCGCTGCACCCCCGAGACGATCCGTTTCTACGAGAAAGAGGGTCTGATGCCGGATGCGGAGCGCACCGACTCGAACTACCGCAACTACACCGACGTGCATGTCGAACGGCTGCGCTTCATCCGCAACTGCCGCGCGCTCGACATGGCGCACGATGAAATCCGCGCGCTGCTGCAGCTCACCGACACGCCGGCCGATCCCTGCGATTCGATCAATTCGCTGCTCGACGAACACATCGGGCACGTCGACGCGCGCCTCGCGGAACTCACGCATCTGCGCGACCAGCTCACCGAATTGCGCCGCCAGTGTGTCGGCGAGCATTCGGTCGAGGATTGCGGCATCGTGCACGGTCTCGCGACGATGGAA
- the eat gene encoding ethanolamine permease, translating to MKAESNGRPAAGAKSSGQPALQQTLGTWQLWGIAVGLVISGEYFGWSYGWASAGTLGFVVTALFVAAMYTTFIFSFTELTTSIPHAGGPFAYARRAFGPTGGYLAGAATLVEFVFAPPAIALAIGAYLHVQFPGLEPKHAAMGAYLVFMALNIVGVQIAATFELVVTLLAIFELLVFMGVVSPGFAWSNFMKGGWSGADHFSVGAFHGMFAAIPFAIWFFLAIEGVAMAAEEAKNPKRSIPIAYVAGILTLVALAIGVMVFAGGAGDWTKLANINDPLPQAMKYIVGANSGWMHMLVWLGLFGLVASFHGIILGYSRQIFALAREGYLPEWLAKVHPRFKTPYRAILAGGVVGIAAIYSDELIQFGGQTLTANIVTMSVFGAIVMYIVSMASLFKLRRSQPNLERPFRAPLYPIFPAFAILAALVCLATMVVFNGLVALVFLGFLAFGYAYFLATRSQRASAPGDVLLEE from the coding sequence ATGAAAGCAGAGTCGAATGGCCGGCCCGCCGCCGGCGCCAAGTCGTCCGGCCAGCCCGCGCTGCAGCAGACGCTCGGGACCTGGCAACTGTGGGGCATTGCGGTCGGCCTCGTGATTTCCGGCGAATACTTCGGCTGGAGTTACGGCTGGGCAAGCGCCGGCACGCTGGGTTTCGTCGTCACCGCGCTGTTCGTCGCGGCGATGTACACGACCTTCATTTTCAGTTTCACCGAGCTGACGACGTCGATCCCGCACGCGGGCGGCCCGTTCGCGTATGCGCGCCGTGCGTTCGGCCCGACCGGCGGCTATCTCGCCGGTGCCGCGACACTCGTCGAGTTCGTGTTCGCACCGCCCGCGATCGCGCTTGCGATCGGCGCTTACCTGCACGTGCAGTTCCCCGGCCTCGAGCCCAAGCATGCGGCGATGGGTGCGTATCTCGTGTTCATGGCGCTGAACATCGTCGGCGTCCAGATCGCGGCCACCTTCGAGCTGGTCGTCACGCTGCTCGCGATCTTCGAGCTGCTGGTGTTCATGGGCGTCGTGTCGCCGGGCTTCGCGTGGAGCAACTTCATGAAGGGCGGCTGGTCGGGCGCCGATCATTTCAGCGTGGGCGCGTTCCACGGGATGTTCGCGGCGATCCCGTTCGCGATCTGGTTCTTCCTCGCGATCGAAGGCGTCGCAATGGCCGCCGAGGAAGCGAAGAACCCGAAGCGCTCGATTCCGATCGCCTACGTGGCCGGGATCCTGACCCTCGTTGCGCTGGCGATCGGCGTGATGGTGTTCGCCGGCGGCGCGGGCGACTGGACCAAGCTCGCGAACATCAACGACCCGCTGCCGCAGGCGATGAAGTACATCGTCGGCGCGAACAGCGGCTGGATGCACATGCTCGTGTGGCTCGGGCTGTTCGGGCTGGTCGCGTCGTTCCACGGGATCATCCTCGGCTATTCGCGCCAGATCTTCGCGCTGGCCCGCGAAGGCTACCTGCCCGAATGGCTGGCGAAGGTGCATCCGCGCTTCAAGACGCCTTACCGCGCGATCCTCGCGGGCGGCGTGGTCGGCATCGCGGCGATCTACAGCGACGAGCTGATCCAGTTCGGCGGGCAGACGCTGACCGCGAATATCGTGACGATGTCGGTATTCGGTGCGATCGTGATGTATATCGTGAGCATGGCGTCGCTGTTCAAGCTGCGCCGCTCGCAGCCGAATCTCGAACGGCCGTTCCGCGCGCCGCTGTACCCGATCTTCCCGGCGTTCGCGATCCTGGCCGCGCTCGTCTGTCTCGCGACGATGGTGGTCTTCAACGGGCTGGTCGCGCTGGTGTTCCTCGGCTTCCTCGCGTTCGGCTACGCGTACTTCCTCGCGACGCGTTCGCAGCGTGCAAGTGCGCCGGGCGACGTGCTGCTGGAGGAGTGA
- a CDS encoding AraC family transcriptional regulator, whose translation MTAATKPDQPAWLRYAASVARVHEYIHAHLDGPLDLNRLAEVACLSPYHWQRVYRALYGESIVLTVRRMRIVRASEDLVCTARPIDEIARRAGYGSTHAFARAFRDAYGVPPVQHRRTGSHRPIYPLQRGEEDMFKHEVEIRQLPELHGYAVAHTGSYLKVSEAFMRIGAWVGQHGLIGPGAKMIGIFYDDPDTTPEAQLRAKACFMPADGAPDVESAPPVEHATVAGGEYAVLLHTGPYADLKTAYQWLYGDWLRHSGREAADAPPFELYLNTPMDAAPADLRTEIYLPLR comes from the coding sequence ATGACCGCCGCAACGAAACCCGACCAGCCCGCCTGGCTTCGCTATGCGGCGAGCGTGGCGCGCGTCCACGAGTACATCCACGCGCACCTCGACGGCCCCCTCGACCTGAACCGGCTCGCCGAAGTCGCGTGCCTGTCGCCGTATCACTGGCAGCGCGTCTATCGCGCGCTGTATGGCGAGTCGATCGTGCTGACGGTGCGGCGGATGCGGATCGTGCGCGCGTCCGAGGATCTCGTGTGCACGGCGCGGCCGATCGACGAAATCGCGCGGCGCGCAGGCTACGGTTCGACGCACGCGTTCGCGCGGGCGTTTCGCGACGCATACGGCGTGCCTCCCGTGCAGCATCGGCGCACGGGCAGCCACCGGCCCATCTATCCGTTACAGCGAGGAGAAGAAGACATGTTCAAGCATGAAGTCGAGATCCGGCAGCTACCGGAATTACACGGCTATGCAGTGGCGCACACCGGTTCGTACTTGAAGGTCAGCGAAGCGTTCATGCGAATCGGCGCGTGGGTCGGGCAGCACGGGTTGATCGGCCCCGGCGCGAAGATGATCGGCATTTTTTACGACGATCCGGACACGACACCCGAAGCGCAGTTGCGCGCGAAGGCCTGCTTCATGCCGGCCGACGGTGCGCCTGACGTCGAATCCGCGCCGCCGGTGGAGCACGCGACGGTAGCCGGCGGCGAATACGCGGTGCTGCTGCATACGGGGCCGTATGCGGACCTGAAGACGGCGTACCAGTGGCTCTATGGCGACTGGCTGCGTCACTCGGGTCGCGAAGCCGCCGACGCACCGCCGTTCGAGCTGTACCTCAATACGCCGATGGATGCGGCGCCAGCCGACCTGCGCACCGAGATCTACCTGCCGCTGCGCTGA
- a CDS encoding heavy metal translocating P-type ATPase gives MHGTACSHDHAAHDHTGHDHDHDHDHDHDHDHDHAAGDCCAPAALTLAPLPVAQATASGHVRSAFRIMQMDCPTEETLIRKKLGGMSEVSALEFNLMQRMLTVEHVPDAQPAIESAIRSLGMTPEAAAPGAPAARVADAPAKPWWPLALAGVAAIASEGATWAGLPVWLSAALALAAVLACGLTTYKKGWIAIRNGNLNINALMSIAVTGAMAIGQWPEAAMVMVLFTIAELIEAKSLDRARNAIQGLMQLAPDTATVQDADGSWRTVEAAQVALGAVVRVKPGERIGLDGEVVAGRSTVNQAPITGESLPVEKTTGDAVYAGTINESGSFEYRVTAVAANSTLARIIHAVEEAQGAKAPTQRFVDQFARVYTPIVFAVALLVAVVPPIVMGGAWHDWIYRALVLLVIACPCALVISTPVTIVSGLAAAARRGILVKGGVYLEEGRKLAWLALDKTGTITHGKPVQTDFDLHADDADEARVRHLGASLAARSDHPVSQAIATAARDAGTTAFADVQDFEAIVGRGVRGTIDGTRYWLGNHRLVEELERCSTALEAKLDALERQGKSVVVLVDEVRVLGIFAVADTIKDTSRAAIADLHALGIRTAMLTGDNPHTAQAIAQQAGIDDARGNQLPEDKLAAVEELSAGGAGAVGMVGDGINDAPALARADIGFAMGAMGTDTAIETADVALMDDDLRKIPAFVRLSRATHRVLVQNIGFALGVKIVFLGLTVAGLGTMWMAVFADAGASLIVVANGLRLLSSSGAFGSAQAKR, from the coding sequence GTGCATGGCACGGCGTGCTCGCATGATCACGCAGCGCATGACCATACCGGTCACGACCACGACCACGACCACGACCACGACCACGACCACGACCACGACCACGCGGCCGGCGACTGCTGCGCGCCTGCCGCGCTGACGCTCGCGCCGCTGCCGGTCGCGCAGGCGACCGCGTCGGGCCACGTGCGCTCCGCGTTCCGGATCATGCAGATGGACTGCCCGACCGAGGAAACGCTGATCCGCAAGAAGCTCGGCGGGATGAGCGAAGTGTCGGCGCTCGAGTTCAACCTGATGCAGCGGATGCTGACGGTCGAGCACGTGCCGGACGCCCAGCCGGCGATCGAAAGCGCGATCCGCTCGCTCGGGATGACGCCCGAGGCGGCAGCGCCCGGCGCACCGGCCGCGCGTGTCGCCGACGCGCCCGCGAAGCCGTGGTGGCCGCTGGCGCTGGCCGGCGTTGCCGCGATCGCGTCCGAAGGCGCGACCTGGGCCGGCCTGCCCGTGTGGCTGTCGGCGGCGCTTGCGCTCGCGGCGGTGCTCGCGTGCGGGCTCACCACCTACAAGAAGGGCTGGATCGCGATCCGCAACGGCAACCTGAACATCAACGCGCTGATGAGCATCGCGGTGACGGGCGCGATGGCGATCGGCCAGTGGCCGGAAGCCGCGATGGTGATGGTGCTGTTCACGATCGCCGAGCTGATCGAAGCGAAGTCGCTCGACCGCGCCCGCAATGCGATCCAGGGCCTGATGCAGCTCGCGCCGGACACCGCGACCGTGCAGGACGCCGACGGATCGTGGCGCACGGTCGAGGCCGCGCAGGTGGCGCTCGGCGCGGTCGTGCGCGTGAAGCCGGGCGAGCGGATCGGGCTGGACGGCGAAGTCGTCGCGGGCCGCTCGACGGTGAACCAGGCGCCGATCACCGGCGAGAGCCTGCCCGTCGAAAAGACGACCGGCGACGCCGTGTACGCGGGCACGATCAACGAGTCGGGTTCGTTCGAATATCGCGTGACGGCCGTCGCGGCCAACTCGACGCTCGCGCGGATCATCCATGCGGTTGAAGAAGCCCAAGGCGCGAAGGCGCCGACGCAGCGCTTCGTCGACCAGTTCGCACGCGTCTACACGCCGATCGTGTTCGCAGTCGCGCTGCTGGTTGCCGTGGTGCCGCCGATCGTCATGGGCGGTGCGTGGCACGACTGGATCTACCGCGCGCTGGTGCTGCTCGTGATCGCGTGCCCGTGCGCGCTGGTGATCTCGACGCCGGTGACGATCGTGTCGGGGCTCGCGGCCGCGGCGCGACGCGGGATTCTCGTGAAGGGCGGCGTCTATCTGGAAGAAGGGCGCAAGCTCGCGTGGCTCGCGCTCGACAAGACCGGCACGATCACGCACGGCAAGCCGGTGCAGACCGACTTCGACCTGCATGCGGACGACGCCGATGAGGCGCGTGTACGGCACCTCGGCGCGAGCCTTGCGGCGCGCTCCGATCACCCGGTGTCGCAGGCGATCGCAACGGCTGCCCGCGACGCCGGTACGACGGCATTCGCCGATGTGCAGGACTTCGAAGCGATCGTCGGGCGCGGCGTGCGCGGCACGATCGACGGCACGCGCTACTGGCTCGGCAACCACCGCCTCGTCGAGGAGCTCGAGCGCTGCTCGACGGCCCTCGAAGCGAAGCTCGATGCGCTCGAGCGGCAGGGCAAGAGCGTCGTGGTGCTGGTCGACGAAGTGCGCGTGCTCGGCATCTTCGCGGTGGCGGACACGATCAAGGACACGAGCCGCGCGGCGATCGCCGATCTGCATGCGCTCGGCATCCGCACCGCGATGCTGACCGGCGACAACCCGCATACCGCGCAGGCGATCGCACAGCAGGCCGGTATCGACGACGCGCGCGGCAACCAGCTGCCGGAAGACAAGCTCGCGGCGGTCGAGGAGCTGTCGGCCGGCGGCGCGGGCGCGGTCGGGATGGTCGGCGACGGGATCAACGATGCACCGGCGCTCGCGCGTGCCGACATCGGCTTCGCGATGGGCGCGATGGGCACCGACACCGCAATCGAGACGGCCGACGTCGCGCTGATGGACGACGACCTGCGCAAGATTCCCGCGTTCGTGCGGCTGTCGCGTGCGACGCATCGTGTGCTGGTGCAGAACATCGGCTTCGCGCTCGGCGTGAAGATCGTGTTCCTCGGCCTCACAGTCGCGGGGCTCGGCACGATGTGGATGGCGGTCTTCGCCGACGCGGGCGCAAGCCTGATCGTCGTGGCCAACGGTTTGCGGCTGCTGTCGTCCTCGGGGGCGTTCGGCAGCGCGCAGGCCAAGCGTTGA
- a CDS encoding mechanosensitive ion channel, with protein MDASSFITSLQTTLGGYLPKIAGAIGILVIGWLIAVVVRAGAMRLLGALKVDQRINESTGQGACVERIIAGGLFWLVLLVTAVGIFNVLNLYAVSNPFSLLVTHIVNYLPNLIGGGALTLIAWLIASLLRSLANRALKASKIDDKLSEGAGMQPMSGYLGDVLFWLVILMFLPAILASFALSGLLSPVQGMVDKLLAIVPNLFAAAVIGIVGWIVARVLRGLVTNLLVAAGADRLTQGLDSPTPVRVSSLVGTIVYVFVFVPTLISALDALKIDAISVPATNMLNQFLGAVPDIVAAIVIVLVTFYFARFVASLAQKLLEAAGADGLPAVLGVERVFSGILQPSVLVARLIVFFAMLFASVEAANRLGFSQVRDVVTLFIEFGGHVLMGGVILVIGVWLAGLARRVIEQADREHSVLFARVAQFAILGLVFAMGLRAMGIANEIVQLAFGLVLGAIAVAVALSFGLGGREAAGKLLDRWFNQRGGGQ; from the coding sequence ATGGATGCTTCCAGCTTCATCACGTCGCTGCAGACCACGCTAGGGGGGTATCTGCCAAAGATCGCCGGCGCGATCGGCATCCTGGTGATCGGCTGGCTGATCGCCGTCGTGGTGCGGGCCGGCGCGATGCGCCTGCTCGGCGCGCTGAAGGTCGACCAGCGGATCAACGAAAGCACCGGCCAGGGCGCCTGCGTCGAGCGCATCATCGCAGGCGGCCTGTTCTGGCTCGTGCTGCTCGTCACCGCGGTGGGCATCTTTAACGTGCTCAACCTGTACGCGGTCTCCAACCCGTTCTCGCTGCTCGTCACCCACATCGTCAACTACCTGCCGAACCTGATTGGCGGCGGGGCGCTGACGCTGATCGCGTGGCTCATTGCGTCGCTGCTGCGCAGCCTCGCGAACCGCGCGCTGAAGGCGAGCAAGATCGACGACAAGCTGTCCGAAGGCGCCGGCATGCAGCCGATGAGCGGCTATCTCGGCGACGTGCTGTTCTGGCTCGTGATCCTGATGTTCCTGCCGGCGATCCTCGCGTCGTTCGCGCTGTCGGGGCTGCTGTCGCCGGTGCAGGGGATGGTCGACAAGCTGCTCGCGATCGTGCCGAACCTGTTCGCGGCCGCGGTGATCGGCATCGTCGGCTGGATCGTCGCGCGCGTGCTGCGCGGCCTCGTGACGAACCTGCTCGTCGCCGCCGGCGCCGACCGCCTCACGCAGGGCCTCGACAGCCCGACGCCCGTGCGCGTGTCGAGCCTGGTCGGCACGATCGTCTACGTGTTCGTGTTCGTGCCGACGCTGATCTCCGCGCTCGACGCACTGAAGATCGACGCGATCTCGGTGCCGGCCACCAACATGCTGAACCAGTTCCTCGGCGCGGTGCCGGACATCGTCGCGGCGATCGTGATCGTGCTCGTGACGTTCTACTTCGCGCGCTTCGTCGCGTCGCTCGCGCAGAAGCTGCTGGAAGCCGCGGGCGCCGACGGGCTGCCGGCCGTGCTCGGCGTCGAGCGCGTGTTCTCGGGGATCCTGCAGCCGTCGGTGCTGGTCGCGCGGCTGATCGTGTTCTTCGCGATGCTGTTTGCGTCGGTCGAAGCCGCGAACCGGCTCGGCTTCTCGCAGGTGCGCGACGTCGTCACGCTGTTCATCGAATTCGGCGGCCACGTGCTGATGGGCGGCGTGATCCTCGTGATCGGCGTGTGGCTCGCGGGCCTTGCGCGCCGCGTGATCGAGCAGGCCGACCGCGAGCACAGCGTGCTGTTCGCGCGCGTCGCGCAATTCGCGATCCTGGGCCTCGTGTTTGCGATGGGGCTGCGCGCGATGGGCATCGCGAACGAGATCGTGCAGCTCGCGTTCGGCCTCGTGCTCGGCGCGATCGCGGTGGCGGTGGCGCTGTCGTTCGGTCTTGGCGGGCGCGAAGCGGCCGGCAAGCTGCTCGACCGCTGGTTCAACCAGCGCGGCGGCGGCCAGTAA